The following coding sequences are from one Prochlorococcus sp. MIT 1314 window:
- a CDS encoding ABC transporter ATP-binding protein/permease, with translation MNKTVKNKSKILYQLKKLRKLSQPFFLPIDQCNGFQFIWLLISLLFCVGGVVLVGLTGIISFFESFQPIFLEKYFGGVVNTVNSIWAGRWGLLFSALFLIGSGSFFSLRRQLKNRRWLHWLFLAIIVLMLLAVNGINAGIGFIARDLTNALVEKQEEGFYRILGIYACCFAVALPIRVSQIFFTYKLGIIWREWLSKSLVKDYMTNKAYYQLNPNDEEQTDVDNPDQRITDDTRAFTGQSLSFTLGIFDALLTFSLNILILWSISTTLTFSLFGYAAFATSILLIAGKNLVKIDFDQLRYEADFRYGLVHIRDNAESIAFYSGENPEQSETERRLGEVVRNFNLLIIWRVIIDVMRRSINYAGNFFPYLIMAIPYFKGDIDYGRFIQASFAFGMVEGSLFFIVNQIEELAKFTAGIGRLEGFQSKVESISKTNPISNQNVISDYPAILINNADLCPPGSNKTIIKNLNLSIDNNQSLLVVGPSGCGKTSLLRMISGLWVPDHGVIKKPKIGELLFIPQKPYMLLGSLREQLCYPTEVKKFSDEHLTSVLHEVNLKTLVDRYPNLDIKQDWPRILSLGEQQRLAFARLLLNSPRFAVLDEATSALDIDTEKKLYNLLKERELSLISVGHRPSLKDFHENILELNGQGGWKLVTSDKYNFKD, from the coding sequence ATGAATAAAACCGTTAAAAATAAATCCAAAATACTGTACCAATTAAAAAAATTAAGGAAGTTATCCCAACCATTTTTTCTCCCAATAGATCAATGTAATGGATTTCAATTTATATGGCTTTTAATATCTCTTTTATTTTGTGTTGGTGGAGTAGTGCTTGTCGGTCTTACAGGAATAATAAGTTTTTTTGAAAGCTTTCAACCTATTTTTCTTGAAAAGTATTTTGGAGGAGTAGTCAATACTGTCAATTCAATTTGGGCTGGCAGATGGGGATTGCTTTTCTCTGCTTTATTTCTAATTGGATCAGGAAGCTTTTTTAGCTTGAGACGTCAATTAAAAAACCGTAGATGGTTACACTGGTTATTTCTTGCCATAATTGTATTAATGCTTTTAGCTGTAAACGGAATAAACGCAGGAATAGGATTTATAGCAAGAGATTTAACAAATGCTTTAGTAGAAAAACAAGAAGAGGGATTTTATAGGATATTGGGGATTTACGCTTGCTGTTTCGCTGTAGCTCTACCAATACGTGTTTCCCAAATATTTTTTACATATAAATTAGGAATAATTTGGAGAGAATGGCTTTCAAAAAGTTTAGTCAAAGATTATATGACTAATAAAGCTTATTACCAATTAAATCCTAATGATGAAGAACAAACTGATGTTGATAATCCTGATCAAAGGATCACAGATGATACCCGAGCTTTTACAGGACAAAGTCTGTCTTTTACATTAGGTATTTTTGATGCACTATTAACATTTTCACTCAATATTCTTATTTTATGGAGTATTAGTACAACACTTACTTTTTCTTTATTTGGTTATGCTGCATTTGCAACTTCTATCCTTTTAATTGCCGGTAAAAATCTTGTAAAGATAGACTTTGATCAACTCAGATACGAAGCAGATTTTCGATATGGCTTAGTACATATCAGAGATAATGCTGAATCAATAGCCTTTTACTCTGGGGAGAATCCTGAGCAAAGTGAAACTGAAAGGCGATTGGGAGAAGTGGTGAGAAACTTCAATTTACTGATTATATGGAGAGTAATAATTGACGTCATGAGAAGATCCATTAATTATGCTGGAAATTTCTTTCCATATTTAATAATGGCAATCCCTTACTTTAAAGGTGATATTGATTATGGGCGCTTTATTCAGGCAAGTTTTGCATTTGGAATGGTAGAAGGTTCGTTATTTTTCATTGTTAATCAAATAGAGGAACTTGCAAAATTTACTGCTGGGATCGGCAGATTAGAAGGATTCCAGTCAAAAGTAGAATCCATTAGTAAAACTAACCCTATAAGCAATCAAAACGTTATTTCAGATTATCCCGCAATTTTAATTAATAATGCTGACCTTTGCCCACCAGGATCAAATAAAACAATAATTAAAAATTTAAATTTGAGCATCGACAATAATCAATCACTTTTGGTTGTAGGACCCTCTGGATGTGGAAAAACATCTTTACTAAGAATGATTAGTGGTTTATGGGTACCAGATCATGGAGTAATTAAAAAACCAAAAATTGGGGAATTGTTATTCATACCTCAAAAACCCTATATGTTACTAGGTTCTTTAAGGGAACAATTATGTTATCCCACAGAAGTTAAGAAATTTAGTGATGAACATCTTACTTCTGTACTTCATGAAGTAAATTTAAAAACCTTAGTGGATCGTTATCCTAATCTTGATATCAAACAAGATTGGCCAAGAATTCTTTCTCTAGGCGAGCAACAAAGATTAGCTTTTGCTAGACTACTACTAAATTCTCCAAGATTTGCAGTACTTGATGAAGCAACAAGTGCTTTAGATATTGACACTGAAAAAAAACTATATAATTTACTAAAGGAACGAGAACTTTCTCTTATTAGTGTTGGACATAGGCCTAGCTTAAAAGATTTTCATGAAAATATTTTAGAATTAAATGGACAAGGAGGCTGGAAATTAGTTACTTCTGATAAGTATAATTTTAAGGATTAA
- a CDS encoding histidine triad nucleotide-binding protein — translation MTETTIFQKIINEEIPCDKLYEDEFCIAFNDIQSQAPVHFLVIPKKPIISLLECIEEDENLLGHLLFVGSKIAKEINLTTWRTVINTGAESGQTVFHLHIHFLSGRKMNWPPG, via the coding sequence ATGACTGAAACTACAATATTCCAAAAAATAATTAATGAGGAAATTCCCTGCGATAAGCTTTATGAAGATGAGTTTTGCATTGCATTTAATGATATCCAGTCACAAGCTCCAGTACATTTTTTAGTGATTCCTAAAAAGCCAATCATAAGTTTATTGGAGTGTATTGAAGAAGATGAAAATTTATTAGGTCATTTACTATTTGTAGGTAGCAAAATAGCTAAGGAAATAAATTTAACTACTTGGAGAACAGTAATTAATACTGGAGCAGAATCGGGACAAACAGTTTTTCATTTACATATTCATTTTTTATCTGGAAGAAAAATGAATTGGCCCCCAGGTTAA
- the def gene encoding peptide deformylase has translation MANHFSQLAKKSRRNEDAEKIAKEQTGKPSLEIYKLGDDVLRQNSKRITKVDESIRKLAREMLQSMYAAKGIGLAAPQIGINKELLVIDVNFEDSAAEPLILINPEITDYGTTLNSYEEGCLSIPGIYLNVVRPSTIKLKFRDEMGRPRKMKADGLLARCIQHEMDHLNGILFVDRVTSKDDLKKELLKEGFHEKDVISIN, from the coding sequence GTGGCAAACCATTTTTCACAACTTGCAAAAAAGTCAAGAAGAAACGAGGACGCGGAAAAAATTGCAAAAGAACAAACAGGTAAGCCATCTCTAGAAATTTATAAACTTGGTGATGATGTTTTAAGACAAAATTCCAAAAGAATAACTAAGGTTGATGAATCTATTAGAAAACTTGCTAGAGAAATGCTTCAAAGCATGTATGCAGCCAAAGGAATTGGACTTGCTGCACCTCAAATTGGCATTAACAAAGAGCTTCTTGTCATAGATGTAAATTTTGAAGATTCAGCGGCAGAACCTTTAATATTAATTAATCCAGAAATTACAGACTATGGGACAACCCTTAATTCATACGAAGAAGGTTGCTTGAGTATTCCCGGTATATATCTGAATGTTGTAAGGCCATCAACTATAAAATTAAAATTTAGAGATGAAATGGGGAGACCACGTAAAATGAAAGCAGATGGACTTCTCGCTAGGTGTATTCAACACGAAATGGATCACTTAAATGGAATATTATTTGTTGATAGAGTTACATCAAAAGATGATTTAAAAAAAGAACTTTTAAAAGAAGGGTTCCACGAAAAAGACGTTATTTCTATTAATTAA
- a CDS encoding alpha/beta hydrolase family protein has product MYLKKALKEFTIIRNTIFWIDIVGEGQNQDAIFARPFNEKDAFPQKLTSKKYNIKNNFHGYGGKSYTCVDFKNNFYLIWIDQFSKAVWFQIFKEISSNDRSQNKYLDTVQEPRQLSKSIEGNFDSSFVISEKNFLYGICEINNRDYLFSLNLKNTKQDINLIKKFKNFAGDLSSNNSASLMSWIEWDSPYMPWEKNELFFAQIDFNGEIKKIKKFSNNLVNAHKNVSFFQPHWISENLLVCSEDSSGWWNLLFLDVSEIESIFIKKRVERNMIEYGAPQWVSGITFFSGTIKNLFCLAKKETNFILEQYKDLVCVKELSTPFTEVSDFSVFEKKVVLKGYGSDFLENLLEIDFTKKVSSNFFEAINFEYIKYCSKPESFWFKGFEDKSTHSFLYKPLIERFRKPPLFVRAHSGPTSFFDGSYNSEVQYWTSKGFFVAEVNYGGSSGFGKVYRERLNYKWGIVDSYDCKALALELLKLDLVDSEKVVIFGNSAGGLTALNCLSYGSIFTAAICKYPVIDLEDMHYNTHRFEKDYLNSLVGDYAKNHDDYVNRSPINKINKIKKPILLFHGKKDSVISYKQSLEIQEKLIRNNKYSEVIFFENEGHGFKNIENKEVVMQKSQEFLKNALNI; this is encoded by the coding sequence ATGTATCTAAAGAAAGCTTTGAAGGAATTCACTATTATTAGGAATACCATTTTTTGGATTGATATTGTTGGTGAAGGTCAAAATCAAGATGCTATTTTTGCAAGACCATTTAATGAGAAAGATGCATTTCCTCAAAAATTAACTAGTAAAAAATATAATATTAAAAATAACTTTCATGGATATGGAGGTAAATCTTATACATGTGTAGATTTTAAAAATAATTTTTATTTGATATGGATAGATCAGTTTTCAAAGGCAGTATGGTTTCAAATCTTTAAAGAAATATCATCAAATGATAGAAGTCAAAATAAATATCTTGATACAGTTCAAGAACCTAGACAACTTTCTAAATCAATTGAGGGAAATTTTGATTCTTCATTTGTTATTTCTGAAAAAAATTTTTTATATGGTATTTGCGAAATAAATAATAGAGATTATTTATTTTCTTTAAACTTAAAAAACACTAAACAAGATATTAATTTAATAAAAAAATTTAAAAATTTCGCCGGAGATTTATCTTCAAATAATTCTGCCAGCTTAATGTCTTGGATCGAGTGGGATTCTCCATATATGCCCTGGGAAAAAAATGAGCTATTTTTTGCTCAAATAGACTTTAATGGAGAGATAAAAAAAATAAAAAAATTCTCAAATAACCTAGTTAATGCCCACAAAAATGTTTCTTTTTTTCAACCTCATTGGATAAGTGAAAACCTTTTAGTATGTTCTGAAGATAGTTCTGGATGGTGGAACTTATTGTTTCTAGATGTAAGTGAAATTGAAAGTATTTTTATTAAGAAAAGAGTAGAAAGAAATATGATTGAATATGGAGCGCCGCAATGGGTTTCTGGAATAACATTTTTTTCAGGAACTATCAAAAATTTATTTTGTTTAGCAAAAAAAGAAACTAATTTTATTTTGGAACAATATAAAGATCTTGTATGTGTTAAAGAATTGTCTACTCCCTTTACTGAAGTAAGTGATTTTAGTGTTTTTGAGAAGAAAGTTGTTTTAAAAGGTTATGGATCTGATTTTTTGGAAAATTTACTTGAAATTGATTTTACAAAAAAAGTTTCATCCAATTTTTTTGAGGCAATAAATTTTGAATATATAAAATATTGCTCAAAACCTGAATCTTTTTGGTTTAAAGGTTTTGAAGATAAATCTACTCATTCTTTTCTGTATAAGCCGCTTATTGAAAGATTTAGAAAACCACCGCTTTTTGTTAGAGCACATAGCGGGCCAACTTCATTTTTTGATGGCTCCTATAATTCTGAAGTTCAATATTGGACTTCCAAAGGATTTTTTGTTGCTGAAGTTAATTATGGAGGATCATCAGGTTTTGGAAAAGTTTATAGAGAGAGGTTGAACTATAAGTGGGGTATTGTTGATTCTTATGATTGCAAAGCACTAGCGCTTGAATTACTTAAACTTGATCTAGTTGATAGTGAAAAAGTAGTAATTTTTGGTAATAGTGCTGGTGGACTCACGGCTCTCAATTGCCTATCATATGGGTCTATTTTTACGGCTGCAATTTGTAAATATCCTGTTATTGATCTCGAGGATATGCATTACAACACCCATAGGTTTGAAAAAGATTATTTAAATTCTTTGGTAGGAGATTATGCAAAAAACCATGATGATTATGTAAATAGATCCCCTATAAATAAAATTAATAAAATAAAAAAACCCATCTTATTGTTTCATGGAAAAAAAGATTCAGTTATCTCCTATAAGCAATCTTTAGAAATTCAAGAAAAATTGATTCGAAACAATAAATATTCAGAAGTTATTTTTTTTGAAAATGAAGGTCATGGGTTTAAAAATATTGAAAATAAGGAAGTAGTAATGCAAAAATCGCAGGAATTTTTAAAAAATGCTTTGAATATTTAA
- a CDS encoding SufS family cysteine desulfurase, translating to METIKNFPEITKKDFPLLNKNSNNNEQIIYLDHAATTQKPVQVLKKIDEYYRNFNANVHRGAHQLSAKATEEFENARFVISNFINATSTKEIIFTRNATEAINLAARSWGEFSLKENDEILLSIMEHHSNIVPWQMVAAKNKCKLKFIGIDKNGKLDINDFKSKLTLRTKIVSLVHVSNTLGCCNPIKEITKLAKQKGALVLLDACQSLAHQKMDVIDLDIDFLAGSGHKLCGPTGIGFLWSRKEILEKIPPLFGGGEMIQDVFEEKSTWAELPHKFEAGTPAIAEAIGLAEAINYINAIGLQEIHQYEKSITKYLFEKLNQLEDIEIIGPSPEMDPDRASLATFYIKRIHSNDIAEILDSKGICIRSGHHCCQPLHRYIGIKSTARISMNFTTNKEEIDIFIEKLKETINFLKINS from the coding sequence ATGGAAACTATTAAGAATTTTCCTGAAATAACCAAAAAAGACTTTCCTCTTTTAAATAAGAATTCAAACAATAATGAGCAAATCATTTATTTAGATCATGCTGCGACCACTCAAAAACCTGTACAAGTTTTAAAGAAAATTGATGAATACTACAGAAACTTTAATGCAAATGTTCATAGAGGTGCGCATCAATTAAGTGCAAAAGCAACAGAAGAATTTGAAAATGCAAGATTTGTAATTAGTAATTTTATAAATGCAACTTCAACAAAAGAAATAATTTTCACAAGAAATGCTACTGAAGCAATCAACCTCGCTGCGAGATCATGGGGTGAATTTTCACTAAAAGAAAATGATGAAATTCTCTTATCAATAATGGAACATCACAGCAATATTGTTCCTTGGCAAATGGTTGCAGCAAAAAATAAATGCAAATTAAAATTTATCGGTATAGATAAAAATGGGAAATTAGATATTAACGATTTCAAATCTAAATTAACACTGAGAACAAAGATTGTTAGCCTCGTACATGTAAGCAATACCCTAGGTTGCTGTAATCCAATCAAAGAGATAACTAAATTAGCTAAGCAAAAAGGGGCTTTAGTTCTACTAGATGCATGTCAAAGTTTAGCACATCAAAAAATGGATGTGATTGATCTTGATATAGACTTTTTGGCGGGTTCAGGACATAAACTATGTGGTCCAACCGGTATCGGTTTCTTGTGGTCAAGAAAAGAAATTCTAGAAAAAATTCCTCCTCTATTTGGAGGTGGGGAAATGATTCAAGATGTTTTTGAAGAGAAAAGTACCTGGGCAGAACTCCCCCACAAATTTGAAGCTGGAACTCCTGCTATTGCAGAAGCTATAGGTCTTGCAGAGGCAATAAACTATATAAATGCTATTGGTTTGCAAGAGATTCATCAATATGAAAAATCTATTACTAAATACTTATTTGAAAAATTAAATCAATTAGAAGACATTGAAATCATCGGTCCATCTCCAGAGATGGATCCTGACAGAGCATCACTTGCTACTTTTTATATAAAAAGAATACATTCAAACGATATCGCTGAAATTCTTGATTCGAAAGGAATTTGTATTAGAAGTGGGCATCATTGCTGTCAGCCTCTCCACAGATACATTGGAATTAAATCGACAGCTAGAATTAGCATGAATTTCACAACCAATAAAGAAGAAATTGATATATTTATAGAAAAATTAAAAGAGACTATTAATTTTCTAAAAATAAATTCTTAA
- a CDS encoding SufD family Fe-S cluster assembly protein: MEIIEQIKNNKLIDNPTEIQKICLNKLQSNPLPNPKSELWRLSNRSKLSNFLDYSTFKKDQKFDFPYFHNSTNIIRLVIGGDSQISIKDKNYSIQQLSKDTLEKYIKQKISFFDENEHWSDLLNLTLSSEENVLGLKIKGSRIPPIEIFSHASNDSLNAKTLVMFVEKNCNVELLQVNLGKENSSLSQSTFFCLEENSYVNHGFVSYGEEKSNLLNSLNVIQQNNSEYNLGSLHFKFNYARFEIRIKQAKGNAKTNIKGMQITKKDEQISTYTKIDFNGPNGFLDQINKSLAADKSHAIFDGSIIVPKIAQKTDASQLSRNLLLSNLAQIDTKPQLEIIADDVKCKHGATISQLNEEELFYMRTRGITLKEANKLQLSSFFKEIISFIPVSKDRWDLLDKLLNEN, from the coding sequence ATGGAAATTATTGAACAAATAAAAAACAATAAATTAATTGATAATCCAACAGAGATACAAAAAATTTGTCTTAATAAATTACAATCAAACCCACTACCTAATCCAAAAAGTGAGCTATGGAGACTTTCAAATCGCTCAAAACTTTCCAACTTTTTAGATTACTCAACCTTTAAAAAAGATCAGAAATTTGATTTCCCCTATTTTCATAATTCCACAAATATTATCAGATTAGTAATTGGGGGAGATAGCCAAATTTCAATAAAAGATAAAAATTATTCAATACAGCAATTAAGTAAAGATACATTAGAAAAATACATCAAGCAAAAGATATCTTTTTTTGATGAAAACGAACATTGGAGTGACCTCCTAAATCTTACTTTAAGTTCTGAGGAGAATGTCTTAGGACTGAAAATAAAAGGATCAAGAATTCCTCCTATTGAAATCTTTAGTCATGCATCAAATGATTCTTTAAATGCAAAAACTTTAGTTATGTTTGTAGAAAAGAATTGTAATGTTGAATTATTACAAGTAAATCTTGGTAAAGAAAACTCTTCTTTATCTCAATCAACATTCTTTTGTTTAGAAGAAAATAGTTATGTAAATCATGGTTTTGTTTCCTACGGTGAAGAAAAATCAAATCTATTAAATTCTCTCAATGTAATTCAACAAAATAATAGCGAATACAACTTAGGATCTTTACATTTCAAATTTAATTATGCAAGATTTGAAATTCGCATAAAACAAGCTAAAGGGAACGCTAAAACCAATATTAAAGGTATGCAAATAACAAAAAAAGATGAACAAATATCTACTTATACAAAAATAGACTTTAATGGTCCAAATGGATTTCTTGATCAAATCAACAAATCACTAGCTGCCGATAAATCCCATGCAATATTTGATGGTTCAATAATCGTTCCGAAAATCGCACAGAAAACTGATGCTTCTCAATTAAGCAGAAATTTACTTTTATCAAATCTTGCACAAATAGATACTAAACCCCAATTAGAAATAATTGCTGATGATGTCAAATGCAAACATGGAGCTACGATTTCACAATTAAATGAAGAAGAACTTTTTTATATGAGGACAAGAGGTATCACATTAAAAGAAGCAAATAAACTACAATTAAGTTCTTTCTTTAAAGAAATAATTTCATTTATTCCTGTTTCAAAAGATAGATGGGATTTGCTTGATAAACTTTTGAATGAGAATTAA
- the sufC gene encoding Fe-S cluster assembly ATPase SufC has protein sequence MQSNMKESNPILEVQNLFASTDNLPILKGVSINVYPGEIHAIMGRNGCGKSTLSKIIAGHPSYHITKGDIKFSGKTINSLEPEERAQSGIFLGFQYPIEIPGVSNLEFLRVSTNARRKFLKKEELDTFDFEELVKEKLELVKMDNTFLSRSVNQGFSGGEKKRNEILQMALLEPKISILDETDSGLDIDALRIVASGIKKIANPQTGIILITHYQRLLDEIKPDFVHVMADGKIIKTGGSDLALELEKKGYEWTDNLIKET, from the coding sequence ATGCAAAGTAACATGAAAGAATCAAATCCAATATTAGAAGTTCAGAATCTCTTTGCATCTACTGATAATCTTCCAATATTGAAGGGAGTTTCAATAAACGTCTATCCTGGAGAAATTCATGCCATTATGGGAAGAAATGGATGTGGTAAAAGTACTCTTTCAAAAATTATCGCAGGACATCCTTCATATCACATTACAAAAGGCGATATTAAATTTTCTGGTAAAACTATTAACTCTCTAGAACCTGAAGAAAGAGCTCAATCAGGAATTTTTCTTGGTTTCCAATATCCAATAGAAATTCCAGGTGTTAGTAATCTTGAGTTTCTTAGAGTCTCAACAAATGCTAGAAGAAAATTCCTTAAAAAAGAGGAATTAGATACTTTTGATTTTGAAGAATTAGTGAAAGAAAAATTGGAACTTGTAAAAATGGATAATACATTTCTATCAAGAAGCGTAAATCAAGGATTTTCCGGAGGTGAAAAGAAAAGAAACGAAATTCTGCAAATGGCATTACTTGAGCCCAAGATATCAATTTTAGATGAGACTGATTCTGGTCTAGATATTGATGCTCTTAGAATAGTCGCATCAGGAATTAAAAAAATAGCTAATCCACAGACTGGAATTATATTAATTACTCACTACCAAAGATTATTAGATGAAATTAAACCAGATTTTGTTCACGTTATGGCAGATGGAAAAATTATAAAAACTGGTGGAAGTGATCTTGCTTTAGAACTTGAAAAAAAAGGTTATGAATGGACTGACAACCTTATAAAAGAGACATAA
- the sufB gene encoding Fe-S cluster assembly protein SufB — protein sequence MVNENLVKDAVKEPYKYGFVTDIETEKIAKGLNEDIIRIISIKKEEPDYLLDFRLKAFKKWQKMKEPNWAELGYKQIDYQDIIYYSAPKQNEKISSLDEVDPKLLETFDKLGIPLTEQKKLTNVAVDAVFDSVSIATTFREELAEHGVIFCSISEAVKTHSNLIEKYLGSVVPASDNYFAALNSAVFSDGSFVYIPKGVTCPMDLSSYFRINSGDSGQFERTLIIAEESSSVSYLEGCTAPMFDTNTLHAAVVELIALDDASIKYSTVQNWYAGDEEGVGGIFNFVTKRGKCLGKRSKISWSQVETGSAITWKYPSCLLLGEESVGEFYSVALTNNLQQADTGTKMIHIGPKTKSTIVSKGISAGNSINSYRGLVKMGTKATGSRNYSQCDSMLIGDQASANTFPYIKSQQPNSEIEHEASTCRISEDQLFYLQSRGIEFEEAISMMVSGFCRDVFNQLPMEFAAEADKLLALKLEGSVG from the coding sequence ATGGTTAACGAAAATTTAGTTAAAGATGCAGTTAAGGAGCCTTACAAATATGGTTTCGTGACAGATATTGAAACTGAAAAAATTGCAAAGGGATTGAATGAAGACATTATTAGAATAATCTCAATTAAAAAAGAAGAGCCAGATTATCTACTAGATTTTAGACTAAAAGCCTTTAAAAAATGGCAAAAAATGAAGGAACCTAATTGGGCAGAATTAGGATATAAACAAATTGATTATCAAGATATAATTTATTACTCTGCTCCCAAACAAAACGAAAAAATTTCCAGTTTGGATGAAGTTGATCCCAAACTTCTTGAGACTTTTGACAAGCTAGGAATACCTCTTACTGAGCAAAAAAAACTAACCAATGTAGCCGTAGATGCTGTCTTTGATAGTGTTTCTATTGCGACAACATTTAGAGAGGAACTTGCTGAACATGGAGTTATATTTTGCTCAATAAGTGAAGCAGTAAAAACTCACTCAAATTTGATTGAGAAATATTTAGGTAGTGTAGTTCCAGCTAGTGATAATTATTTTGCAGCACTCAATTCTGCTGTTTTTAGTGATGGTTCGTTTGTTTATATCCCAAAAGGGGTTACCTGTCCTATGGACTTATCTTCGTACTTCAGAATTAATAGTGGAGATTCAGGACAATTTGAAAGAACACTAATTATTGCTGAAGAATCAAGTTCTGTAAGTTATTTAGAAGGTTGTACAGCCCCAATGTTCGACACAAATACTTTGCATGCTGCAGTTGTGGAACTTATAGCCCTAGACGATGCTTCAATAAAATACTCAACAGTACAAAATTGGTATGCCGGTGACGAAGAAGGTGTTGGTGGAATTTTTAATTTTGTCACCAAAAGAGGAAAATGTTTGGGCAAAAGAAGTAAAATTAGCTGGTCTCAAGTTGAAACAGGTTCTGCAATCACATGGAAATATCCTAGCTGTCTTCTTCTAGGTGAAGAATCTGTAGGAGAATTCTATTCAGTAGCACTCACCAATAATCTTCAACAAGCAGATACGGGCACAAAAATGATCCATATTGGTCCAAAAACCAAATCAACCATTGTTAGCAAAGGAATAAGTGCTGGCAATTCAATAAACAGCTACAGAGGTCTTGTCAAAATGGGGACTAAAGCTACTGGATCAAGAAATTACAGCCAATGTGATTCAATGTTAATAGGGGATCAAGCTTCTGCAAATACATTCCCCTATATCAAATCTCAACAACCCAATTCTGAAATTGAGCATGAAGCAAGCACATGTAGAATATCCGAAGATCAACTTTTTTATCTCCAAAGTAGGGGTATAGAATTTGAAGAGGCAATATCTATGATGGTCAGCGGTTTCTGTAGAGATGTATTTAATCAGTTACCTATGGAATTTGCCGCTGAAGCAGATAAGTTGCTAGCTCTTAAACTTGAGGGATCAGTAGGTTAA
- a CDS encoding DUF4912 domain-containing protein, with protein sequence MADGIMNKDQLLSLTLRQLRQEASKLSVPLYSRKTKAVLVDLILKYQEKSTKKVKNIISQKTTEKTFESNSFGKSEDFKTNVVFLPRDPDWAYVFWQISDADREKAQSLGANKLCLRLFDASGSDGTNLNQGTLREIAVDSYSTEWYLPIPLADRDYKVELGYKYGFNWMSLAFSSISHVPGSHPSEQILDKFVPFNLDSTFETVPDISNPLEIEPSGIHERLYQAATNIPLRRKVGSEEFMENVNSKNLNDNLTESGSGKWSSGLNESGSGIVKNRSFWLVADAELIVYGATEPSAKLTIGGEEVPLAADGTFRIQVPFRDGTQKYDIQAKDSSGDQEKSISMKFDRTTPLDDTNEKDNAEKEWF encoded by the coding sequence GTGGCTGATGGGATCATGAATAAAGATCAATTACTCTCACTTACCCTCAGACAATTACGTCAAGAAGCAAGTAAATTATCAGTACCTCTATACAGTCGTAAAACAAAAGCTGTTTTGGTTGATTTAATACTTAAATATCAGGAAAAATCCACAAAAAAAGTAAAAAATATTATATCTCAGAAAACTACTGAAAAAACCTTTGAGTCCAATTCTTTCGGCAAAAGTGAAGACTTTAAAACAAATGTTGTTTTCTTGCCCAGAGATCCCGATTGGGCATACGTTTTCTGGCAAATTTCTGATGCTGACAGAGAAAAAGCACAATCTTTGGGAGCAAATAAATTATGTTTACGATTATTCGATGCTTCTGGTTCTGATGGCACTAATTTAAATCAGGGCACATTAAGGGAGATTGCAGTTGATAGTTATAGTACTGAGTGGTATTTGCCAATCCCACTTGCAGATAGAGACTACAAGGTTGAATTAGGGTATAAATATGGTTTTAACTGGATGTCATTGGCATTCTCATCAATTAGTCACGTTCCAGGATCACATCCATCTGAGCAAATTCTTGATAAATTCGTTCCTTTTAATTTGGATTCAACTTTTGAAACAGTTCCAGATATTTCAAATCCTTTAGAGATAGAGCCAAGTGGTATTCACGAAAGGTTATATCAAGCAGCAACAAATATTCCTCTTAGAAGAAAAGTTGGCTCCGAAGAATTTATGGAGAATGTTAATTCAAAAAATCTAAACGATAATCTGACTGAATCTGGTTCTGGTAAATGGTCTTCAGGTTTAAATGAATCTGGAAGTGGAATCGTCAAAAATAGATCTTTTTGGCTTGTTGCTGATGCTGAATTAATTGTTTATGGAGCCACTGAACCTTCTGCGAAATTAACCATTGGTGGAGAAGAAGTTCCCCTTGCTGCAGATGGCACTTTTAGAATTCAAGTTCCATTTAGAGATGGGACTCAAAAATACGATATACAAGCTAAAGATTCATCTGGTGACCAAGAAAAAAGCATATCAATGAAATTTGATAGAACTACTCCACTTGACGATACTAATGAAAAAGATAATGCTGAGAAAGAATGGTTTTAA